One window of Quercus robur chromosome 5, dhQueRobu3.1, whole genome shotgun sequence genomic DNA carries:
- the LOC126726471 gene encoding glucan endo-1,3-beta-glucosidase 11, whose amino-acid sequence MANFNSRISIIHTFLVCSLYFSDFGFLQGVTSFGINYGQLGNNLPPPDEVLELLSSLRLTKARIYDTNPQILSAFANSSVELIVTVENEVLAQLMNPQQALQWVTTHIKPYFPATKITGIAVGNEIFTDNDKTLMSYLVPAMVSIHGALVQLGLDSHIQVSTPTSLAILAESYPPSAGSFKNEYYGTMSQVLQFLSSTKSPFWVNAYPYFAYNGDPTRISLDYALSNPNAGMIDPYTKLHYDNMLYAQVDAAIFAVARMGFNGIEVRVSETGWPSKGDANEVGATLENAAVYNRNLLRRQLKNEGTPLRPNMRLEVYVFALFNEDLKPGPTSERNYGLYQPDGTMCYNVGLSALSTPSTTSSTSTATVSFTSSSTKAATMEYQSLVYWMFVYLLTIQVFMRRLF is encoded by the exons atggCAAATTTCAATAGCAGAATTTCCATCATCCATACTTTTCTTGTGTgttctctctatttctcag ATTTTGGCTTTCTACAAGGAGTTACATCATTTGGAATCAACTATGGTCAACTGGGCAATAATTTGCCACCACCCGACGAGGTCCTCGAATTGTTAAGCTCTCTCAGGCTGACAAAAGCAAGAATTTACGACACCAATCCTCAAATTTTGTCAGCATTCGCCAACTCCAGCGTAGAGCTCATTGTCACAGTCGAAAATGAAGTGCTAGCTCAGCTAATGAACCCTCAACAAGCCCTTCAATGGGTAACCACCCACATCAAGCCCTACTTTCCAGCCACAAAAATCACAGGCATAGCCGTAGGAAATGAGATCTTCACTGATAATGATAAAACGCTAATGTCATATCTTGTTCCAGCCATGGTGAGCATTCACGGTGCTCTTGTTCAATTAGGCCTAGACTCACATATTCAAGTCTCGACCCCTACTTCTCTAGCGATTCTTGCTGAGTCGTATCCACCTTCGGCCGGTAGTTTCAAAAACGAGTACTATGGTACCATGTCACAAGTGTTACAGTTCTTGTCAAGCACCAAATCACCATTTTGGGTTAATGCCTATCCATATTTTGCTTATAATGGTGATCCAACTCGCATTTCTTTAGACTATGCGCTTTCCAATCCTAACGCAGGAATGATTGACCCTTATACCAAGCTACATTATGATAATATGCTCTATGCCCAAGTAGATGCAGCCATTTTTGCTGTTGCTAGAATGGGTTTCAATGGAATAGAGGTCAGGGTTTCAGAGACTGGGTGGCCATCAAAAGGGGACGCTAATGAAGTTGGTGCAACCCTAGAGAATGCTGCAGTTTATAATAGAAATTTGTTGAGAAGGCAATTGAAAAATGAAGGTACTCCATTGAGGCCTAACATGAGGTTGGAAGTTTATGTGTTCGCTTTGTTCAATGAGGATTTGAAGCCTGGACCAACTTCAGAAAGGAATTATGGTCTCTATCAACCTGATGGAACCATGTGTTACAATGTAGGCCTCTCTGCCTTATCAACTCCTTCCACAACTTCCTCAACTTCAACTGCTACCGtttcttttacttcttcttccACTAAG GCAGCAACAATGGAATATCAAAGCTTGGTGTACTGGATGTTTGTGTATTTGCTGACCATCCAAGTTTTTATGagaagattattttaa
- the LOC126726472 gene encoding uncharacterized protein LOC126726472 isoform X2 has protein sequence MALSSAFRERLEQMEHTRYQRLSLLQAERELQASKSQVLASKHANIRAMEQRCLILDQKIASQNFKISALKSQIESLDAKYCSELQDLRVLKSEVEELEELEKERDRFYELKSCEMKEFKENVEKFVVECQMHVEELRNTVKEVMTPVKHYKTPGRQWIF, from the exons ATGGCGCTTTCCTCTGCATTCCGCGAGCGCCTCGAGCAAATGGAACACACCAGATACCAACGTCTCTCTCTCCTCCAG GCAGAGAGAGAATTGCAAGCGAGCAAGTCTCAGGTCTTGGCGTCAAAGCACGCAAACATCAGGGCCATGGAACAAAGGTGCTTGATACTCGACCAAAAGATCGCGTCTCAGAATTTCAAGATCTCGGCCCTCAAGTCCCAAATTGAAAGCCTCGATGCGAAATACTGTTCAGAATTGCAAGATTTGAG ggttttgaagagTGAGGTGGAGGAGCTTGAGGAGTTGGAGAAGGAGAGGGATAGGTTTTACGAATTGAAGAGTTGCGAGATGAAGGAGTTTAAGGAAAACGTAGAGAAGTTCGTCGTGGAATGTCAAATGCACGTCGAGGAATTGAGGAATACTGTAAAAGAGGTGATGA CTCCAGTCAAGCATTACAAAACTCCAGGGCGACAGTggatattttaa
- the LOC126726472 gene encoding uncharacterized protein LOC126726472 isoform X1: MALSSAFRERLEQMEHTRYQRLSLLQAERELQASKSQVLASKHANIRAMEQRCLILDQKIASQNFKISALKSQIESLDAKYCSELQDLRVLKSEVEELEELEKERDRFYELKSCEMKEFKENVEKFVVECQMHVEELRNTVKELQSSITKLQGDSGYFNNSEISAAEMRNSELIDVKKNLDRNLASNYQKRSQLHEQLQKILY; encoded by the exons ATGGCGCTTTCCTCTGCATTCCGCGAGCGCCTCGAGCAAATGGAACACACCAGATACCAACGTCTCTCTCTCCTCCAG GCAGAGAGAGAATTGCAAGCGAGCAAGTCTCAGGTCTTGGCGTCAAAGCACGCAAACATCAGGGCCATGGAACAAAGGTGCTTGATACTCGACCAAAAGATCGCGTCTCAGAATTTCAAGATCTCGGCCCTCAAGTCCCAAATTGAAAGCCTCGATGCGAAATACTGTTCAGAATTGCAAGATTTGAG ggttttgaagagTGAGGTGGAGGAGCTTGAGGAGTTGGAGAAGGAGAGGGATAGGTTTTACGAATTGAAGAGTTGCGAGATGAAGGAGTTTAAGGAAAACGTAGAGAAGTTCGTCGTGGAATGTCAAATGCACGTCGAGGAATTGAGGAATACTGTAAAAGAG CTCCAGTCAAGCATTACAAAACTCCAGGGCGACAGTggatattttaataattctgaGATATCTGCTGCTGAAATGAGAAACTCTGAACTTATAGACGTGAAGAAGAATTTGGATAGAAACTTGGCTTctaattaccaaaaaagatcACAGTTACACGAGCAGCTTCAGAAAATATTGTATTAA
- the LOC126726474 gene encoding uncharacterized protein LOC126726474, translating to MADEVALDLEELRHLQSIAKRPRVLSLISSQIDNLDKILKEATSAPPSQIPTPISTAPKAPLTPALNYVTLGSFSWDQDDDKVKIYIFLEGVEQEKMETEFKPISLDVKFHDVQGKNYRCAIPKLNKEIVPEKCKVIIKPTRVTIILFKASKGNWLDLQFKEDKLKPNLDKDRDPMAGIMDLMKNMYDEGDEEMKRTIAKAWTDARSGKTADPLKGYR from the exons ATGGCGGACGAAGTGGCGCTAGACTTGGAGGAGCTCCGTCACCTTCAAAGCATTGCGAAGAGACCACGCGTCCTCTCTCTCATCTCCTCCCAGATTGACAACCTCGACAAG ATTTTAAAAGAGGCTACCTCTGCACCTCCCTCGCAAATTCCAACTCCTATTTCAACTGCACCTAAGGCACCTCTGACCCCAGCATTAAATTATGTTACACTCGGATCATTCAGCTGGGATCAGGATGATGACAAAGTCAAG ATATATATATTCCTAGAGGGAGTTGAACAGGAAAAAATGGAAACTGAGTTTAAGCCAATTTCTCTCGATGTCAAATTCCATGATGTCCAAGGGAAGAACTACCGATGTGCCATACCCAAATTGAACAAGGAGATTGTTCCAGAGAAGTGTAAGGTGATAATTAAGCCAACAAGGGTCACTATCATATTATTCAAAGCTTCAAAGGGGAACTGGTTAGATTTGCAGTTTAAAGAGGACAAG CTAAAGCCAAATCTGGATAAAGATCGAGATCCCATGGCAGGAATCATGGATTTAATGAAG AATATGTACGATGAAGGGGACGAGGAAATGAAACGAACAATTGCAAAAGCATGGACTGACGCTAGGTCTGGCAAAACAGCTGACCCCTTAAAGGGGTATCGCTGA